A single Bosea sp. PAMC 26642 DNA region contains:
- the murA gene encoding UDP-N-acetylglucosamine 1-carboxyvinyltransferase, translating to MDRIRITGGQQLNGSIPISGAKNAALPLMIASLLTDETLTLANVPRLSDVSALSRILSNQGVDRSIAGKRVGQSAETGQTIALTARQIVDTCAPYELVSTMRASFWVIAPILARMGEAKVSLPGGCAIGTRPVDLLLMALEKLGAEIVIENGYAIARAPKGLRGAEIVFPKVTVGGTHTALMAAVLARGTTVIENAAREPEVTDLATCLIKMGAKIEGAGTSRIVVTGVARLGGAHHAVLPDRIETGTYAMAVAMTGGDVVLEGARADLLQSALDVLGQAGVDITTTNEGIRVRRNGAGLNAVDVDTDPFPGFPTDLQAQFMALMTRAKGTSRIRETIFENRFMHVQELARLGAKIRLDGDVAHVEGVAKLTGAPVMATDLRASVSLVIGGLAAEGDTTINRVYHLDRGFEALEAKLTRCGAQVERISG from the coding sequence ATGGACAGGATACGCATCACCGGCGGCCAGCAGCTCAACGGCAGCATCCCGATTTCGGGCGCGAAGAACGCCGCATTGCCGCTGATGATCGCGAGCCTGCTGACCGACGAGACCCTGACGCTGGCCAATGTGCCGCGCCTCTCGGATGTCAGCGCCCTCTCGCGCATCCTCTCCAACCAGGGCGTCGATCGGTCGATAGCCGGCAAGCGCGTCGGCCAGTCGGCCGAGACCGGCCAGACGATCGCGCTGACCGCGCGCCAGATCGTCGATACCTGCGCCCCCTATGAGCTGGTCTCGACCATGCGCGCCAGCTTCTGGGTCATCGCACCGATTCTGGCGCGGATGGGTGAAGCCAAGGTCTCCCTGCCCGGCGGCTGCGCCATCGGCACGCGTCCCGTGGATTTGCTCTTGATGGCGCTGGAAAAGCTCGGCGCCGAGATCGTCATCGAAAACGGCTACGCGATCGCCCGTGCGCCCAAGGGCCTGCGCGGCGCCGAGATCGTCTTCCCGAAGGTGACGGTCGGCGGTACGCACACCGCGCTCATGGCTGCCGTTCTCGCGCGCGGCACGACGGTGATCGAGAATGCGGCGCGTGAGCCCGAGGTCACCGATCTCGCCACCTGTCTGATCAAGATGGGCGCCAAGATCGAGGGCGCCGGCACATCCCGCATCGTCGTCACCGGCGTCGCCCGGCTCGGCGGCGCCCACCATGCCGTGCTGCCCGACCGGATCGAGACCGGCACCTACGCCATGGCCGTGGCCATGACTGGTGGCGATGTCGTACTCGAGGGCGCGCGCGCCGACCTGCTGCAATCGGCGCTCGACGTGCTGGGGCAGGCGGGAGTGGACATCACCACGACCAATGAAGGCATCCGCGTGCGCCGCAACGGCGCCGGCCTGAACGCGGTCGATGTTGACACCGATCCCTTCCCCGGCTTCCCGACCGATCTGCAGGCCCAGTTCATGGCCTTGATGACGCGGGCGAAGGGCACGTCGCGCATCCGCGAGACCATCTTCGAGAACCGTTTCATGCATGTTCAGGAACTGGCCCGTCTTGGGGCGAAGATTAGGCTCGACGGCGACGTCGCCCATGTCGAGGGTGTCGCCAAGCTGACCGGCGCGCCTGTCATGGCGACCGATCTACGTGCCTCGGTCTCGCTCGTTATCGGCGGGCTGGCAGCCGAGGGCGACACCACGATCAACCGCGTCTACCATCTCGATCGTGGTTTCGAGGCGCTGGAGGCCAAGTTGACGCGCTGCGGTGCGCAGGTC